agaaacagccattcatttctatttccaaatatgctgtggcctatatagtagtataagtctgctgaatagtcaagaagagtcattaaattgatcataaacatttcatgcaagccagaaataccggtatcgttgtttgtgacatattattctaggtctagccttccttggagttaccgcaccgtacctatttaacaacgtcttatgagctagtgctcaactaaaattgctatttatggcaaggatatacaattgtttaatatcttacctatacttttcaacacctccttagaataactggactaatattaccggtaactgaaaaaaactatggaaaggctactcaacgcaaaagcgagcagttgagtacatctgatattcatccgaccactggggatccacctacagctgactaacttgactgttacgtcgtgcagaagtctgcgttcattggcccatgataccggaaaagcagagaaaataggacagatggtaacacatatttattgtagtaaaagcgtcttttctgtaaaacgtgcaacttttggaagtgggaacaaggcaatattcgttactaaatttctaaggaacattttaaaatcatttccaggtagttacctgatgtgcgctacgaaactgaaagataaattgcctcggctcgcggcctatatcGCGTGCGCTTCATTGCTTGCCCAGACACAATTGCacattatttcaatttgaaaatcagTAGCAGCAACGGCGCGATAAATATAATAGGGTACCGCAAAAATCAAAGCGATGGGAACTTGCGCAATTAGCGCAATCATGTTCAATGTATAAAGTCTTTCGAATCGAGGTCTAAAATTTGTCAAATAGAAACAATTGTCTGTATTTGAAAAGCACATCATATCTTTTTGCTCAGGAAGACCAGAAAACCATCCGATTTAAGACATGCCAAATTCAATCCTGACGCAAAAGCGTTTACCTTCTTTGATGAATTCCTCTGCATCGGCAAAACTTTGCTGAAGTTGACTAGCAATTGACGGATTCCCAGCTCTAATTTCAACGATAAACGATCGATGTTCAATATGTTGACAGCAGCCAATTCTACCTGCCCCAATATGCATTCTTATGTAAATTTGTTTAAGTTGTAGTTTGGTCTTCAGAGATTCAAGTTCGTTTAAAGTTTTTACTTTAAATGTTTTAGTGGGATTCGAAGTagcaattgcaaaattttcaaagaCATTAACGTCATCTGGATTGAAGCGCAAGTTGCCATCTTCCCCTTTGGTGAATCCTGCCGGAGGATTATCGTGAAATTCTTTTTCTTCTCTGAAAATCACAGACGGCTCTGATGATATCATTTCCAAGTTAATCATGGCTATTCAACTTTAATATTAGAGGTTCAGTTCGACGTATATGAATTTCACTAATGGTTGTAAAAGTTAAAAGTTCTGTTAGTTTTAGGATTTGTGAACAATTCAAAGCAAAGTATAGacaagaaattataaaaaatttttttacaaatttcaaacGTTGAATgttgtttcaattttaaataacaaaaattgcaAACAAAGATATGTTACTAAAGCGATGAACACTAGTTCAATAAACGTTTTGGTGAAGTTTATTGCTATTAAATTTTCAGTACTTTACATCAGAGCAGTGAATTCGGCGGAAATTTAAAATCGATTCTGACTGCGACTTCGggttgaaaaattttgattttgaatccAGATCCGAGctctaaaaaaattaaaatttgaacgCAAAAACTAGTAGCTTTTTTTCCCAGGCCTTCCAAAACGCCTAATAAACTGAACGATAttcaagtttttgaaaaaacatttttttaaaatcgtttCTCGCCGCTAAGTAGCTGAAATTTCAATACAATCGACCCCCGGGGGCTCCGAATCCATTGAAAGCATGTCATACCCCGATTATATGGCCTTGAAATATACATACGTATAtatgtatttctattttatcgatttggtCGACAACACGGGTTTATTTTTGCTGTATTTGGGCGACGGGAATTTTGGGGCGACATAATGCTGTAGCCCAAATAGTTTGGGCTTTATTTTCTCCAAGAATCCCTCAAGATAAAGGTCTGAAACTTTTCGCCATTTTCAACATTGCCCTCAACCATCACCACATAATGTTGGATAAGAAATTCGAGCAAAAAAACTCTGTTTTTTGCCGACAGTTTCTAGGCATAGCTATAACCCGTGTTgctagttttgctaaattgtggctacaaaaataaatcatgattttCTCTTTTCTTACCCGGTTATCTTTTGGCCAGAATTAGAGGATTAACAGAAAAAATTTTTCGCTatcgtattgtattccaataattcaCCGGAAACTTATCTGGAACTTGGTACACTGTTATGGTAAATTTCACCTTAATAAAATTGCAAACTTGCAGACGGGACTTATTACGTCATATATAGTCTGAGTCCGCTTTGTCAGATACGATGGAGGGTTGATTTTatcaatcaaattaataatgaaTTCAGTTTGTAGAAAGAATCGTGCTCGCTTTACCGTGCATAACATAGGTTTTCCATTTGTATTGGAAAAGAGGTCGATGGTTTGGTTGTCAGAAATGGAACACATGTCGCTTTGTAGTACAAACGCTCTAAAATACGGTATACAAAGACATAGTTTTGGATATAACCTTGGGTAGTcctaccatacgtcccggttttgccgggacagtcccggtttgaACGCCTTTCCCGGTGTCCCGTCCCGGTTAGCAAAATGTCCCGGAATTTTACtttagtgaaattttcaaaattaactctAACCTGacgcaaaattatgaaataattccGTCCCAAAAGGCATAACTTTGCTTTAAGTCGAGTCTTATTTTAATATCTTATTTTTTTAGCTTATTAGGTTGAGTGAAATATCACACATAGCTTGAGAAATCTTTTAGTTAGGGAATAATGAGTGACGTTTATTGCGTCATTATTCTATTGACTTCAATGAAACTACAGCAACTGCTGCATTAGAACAAATGTCTGATTTGTGACTTAGTGTTGCTTAAATTTACGTGCATTTTCcttaaataaagtaataaaaaattttattcaatctaAGTAGAATACTTTATTATGCAATATTAAagcttataaatataaatatggaataaaaatttgccaAGATCAGGCCTTCGGCCTTTCGTCCAGTTATTCCATTCATAGTTTTGAGTTTGTCCCGGATTATGCCCAAGAAATTATGGTAAGTCTAACCTTGGGTATCTCACTACCTCACTATGGGAGCTTCAGGAATATAAGCAGCATTCGAGGCAGTACCTTCCGAGGCGGCATAACAGGTTTCGCATTAGCGATAGTTTCTTCGTAATAGTGAATTCAATATTCTGGGATAGTATATATGGGCACTGTTTTGAATAGCCAGCTGGTTGCGTTCCCTAAATTCTCATTGGCAGGTCGGTGGAAAATAACCGGATTTTATGAcaattacttatatataataacTTTATCATGTTGCTCTGTTGTGCGAGATAATAAATATAGTGAGTAGcataataatagttttatttaaacaactagacaatatatatatatatattcctagTTCCTTTATTTAGTCGACAACGCGGGGTTATTTTGCTGTATTTGGGCatcgaaaatatttgtcaacatTTTTCTGTCGCCCAAATAGTTTGTGCTTTACTTTCTTTATGAATCCCTTCAGCAAAGAGTCCGGAATTCAACTTTACTCTCAACAATCTACGACGTAATGTTTGCTATGAAATTCGAGCAAAAAAGCTCAACTGGacaatactgtatatatatatttttagtttcttTATTTGGTCGGCAACGCGAAGTTATTTTGCTGTATTTGGGCGTTGAAAATATTTGGGCAACATTTTGCATTTTTCCCACATAGTTTTGTGTTTCACTTTCTTTATAAATCCTTTCAGCAAAGAGTACAAATTTCAACTTTATTCTCAACCATCTACCAcataataatgttttatttgatattcGAGCAAAGAAGCCGAAAGTATTTAAGCCTAGGTATCTTTCCTGTAGTTGATTTTGCTACATTGTGGCGACAAATATACATCattataaaattgttaaaatagaCCACATAAATTCTATTTATCAATGTTTATAAATACGAGCGTATAAACATATTTATCGTAAAATTTCCCGATATAATACTAAATCTTCGAGGTTTGAGGCTTTAATTCCACGTTGCCCCGTCATAAGAAAAGCATGGGCCTTTCCCCAGTCATCGATTTCctcgtttacttcgtgacattggccagaAGGCAAAATCCAAAAAGCGACGTAGACAACGTTTTTACATTTAAGGGAGAGGGATTATGGGGGCGCGCATTttcaatacgtcgataatatctttgtcgaaCAATTTTGCAACcaaccaccgtgtttttgtctgttagATTGCTAcgatgcggtgctttgtttatattatgacgagttttgttcgaaataaccgtctTCTTTAATTATGTTATCAAAAAGGCAATCAGAAGCCCAActtttcacgcatggctgcgtatgactagtctcgacgcagcagaaacgatttTTAAGGTCGTTCGGTCCCAAATACGTCTTCCTAGTGTCAtgctttggtggtttgtatggctgacggacaactcgactacacggacaactcaccagagacaactagactacctagaggcctggtgagttgtccgtcttttggcattttctatggtggtgttttaggtctatagaaatgcgtttttgatatttttagtgcccaaatgttgagaaaaataaataaatatgctctagaaggcatttttatttgtataggtggcttttttgatcatgttgtatgaatacaaatacagtctatagacgaaattggagtaacgttagcgaagttcgactgttgacttataggactgtgttcgttcgattttttgaactttattggtattaaaagttttgaatgagcacctttaaatatattaaagcctttatacttcacagtaacacttaaatatttatgaatgtgagctcaGTAGTCTATGATTGCAGTAGTCTGAACTCGCCTACGGCAGTCGCCCGACAGGccgtcaactcaccagtcgagcaaacgctctgcgacgtgacgtcatcgatgctcgaggtgaagacaactcgactaccgagcaacgagagGCAGGCAACTCACCAGCCGAgctctgcgatatcgatgctcgaggagaagaccttgctttgcaaaacgcagACTCAAGAGTTGCATAGCATTTACTTAGTGCTGACTGATATTAGTTGTAAGCCAACTCACCACCTGAGTAGTCTACCAGCCGACGGCTAGGTTCCATCTGCTGGGATACAACAATCGGGTTGGAGTTATGATGGGTGTCATGGGCCTGGTAGCAGTCCGGGTACTTCCACTCAAACGTTACGTCCTGTTTTTTTAATAGGCTGTACTGTTCCCTTGTCATTGCCACATCTGAATTATTAAAACACTTGCGATGAAACCAATTTCGACAGACGTCACAGATGAGTCCCTCCTGCTTCATGGTAACGTTGTCGTCACATTTTTGGAGTAATCATCTTGAATTCTTGCGTAGTTTTTGTGGAGTTAATACACCGTTAGTCGTCCTCGTTTCAGTATAAAACTGTGATGAAAACGACCTCGGCTAATGAGTATTTACGTTTGTAGGGGGGCAGGCCGGCGATAATGAGGCTTTAAACTCGGCGATAACCGAGCAGTAATCTCGGCGCGCGGCTTCATTATCACCGATCTGGTACCATATCTAATCTCCGTTCATGGATATCACTTCACTCAGGCCATCATGAAGAATGTGCGTCACAATAATTTGGCTCGCCTATACGGGTGAGTGGTTaaccatatttatatatgtctttGTACATCTTTCACTTCTTTTGTATtaacatgtttttgttttaggGACGCTGGAACAAGAGACCTGATCAAGCATGCCATGGCGCTGTGCTATATACCAGCTATGTTTATTACGTCCAAATTGAAATCACTGAACGAAAAGATGCTAACTCAAGATCTTcgccgaatattttcaaaacacatgGCTATACAACAGTGTCTGGACTCCCAATGATTGGTCAGTATTCGACGTAGAAATAAGAACCAACAATCATGTGGAAGGTTGGCATCGCCATTTTAACAGTATAACTCGGAAAAATATGCCTTTTTACAGTTTAATCTCAACAATGTACGAGGTAAGTATAGGGATAGAGGCGGACGTTGTGGGGCGTGTCAACGGCAGGTATGCGGAAGCCAACGAGAGGGTGCAACGTGTCTGGGAACAGAACAAGGAAAGAGAGTTATCTGTGGACTCTCTTCTTCGAAGGTGTTCAAGGATCTACGGGCCGCAGTATTGCAAAGAGTAAGTATGTAACGCAGCAAATTTCCCATAacgtttagtattcaaataaaattcattattcgTAACGAAAAGGAAAACAAAACCTTCCATCCATTAAATTCCCCCATAacgtttagtattcaaatatcatattaaattcattaatcgtaacaaaaagtaaacatcttCTATCCATTCTTCGGCCCAGTTTCTTTGCCAGGCGCAGCGACAGTGCCTATCTGTTCCTGGTTTTCTTCTGCAAAAAGAAATTCCAACTCTATGACTGAAACCTTGCCGTGGTGAGTTGGCTTACaactaatatcagtcggcactaaGTAAATGCTATGCAACTCTTGAGTTAGCAtctcttattggacacgtagtggacataacgatcgtttcaatattatgttgttgttgttcttgttcttgttatccttgttgttgttcttgttctttgacacgtttttaaaaagtcgcttttctcttcgaatactggaccaattgctttgaaattttcagtggttgaagataaaatttttctccagaaggctattacttttttttcgctatgacgtcatcaaaattattgccattgggtggcgctacgtgtccatatatttgagcatagctctcttgttttacaaAGCAAGGTCTTCTCCTCAAGCATCaatatcgcagagcgattgctcgactggtgagttgcctgcctctcgttgctcggtagtcaagttgtcttcacctcgagcatcgatgacgtcacgtcgcagagcgtttgctcgactggtgagttgtcgGGCGACTGCAGACTACTGCAACCATAGACTactggataggataggatagtatttacatatttatcccgggggagaggaaagccgataagacggcttatccatatggcgaaccacggcctctcgtccggttaccattccaagtcgggtatgggattagatttactgtattgtttgttttcggaagcatggacttggtggtggaggaagccgtaaccgaccagcggttacgtgaaccacccaacgacggcgaggagtccagcaatcctctcgcacataaccatccctgcatgggattcgaacctgcgaacccacgcagagtagttagaggtgcggtggcgagcgtattcctaacgcttagcccgttgagccacaccgccgcgcctgagctcacattcataaatatttaagtgttactgtgaagtataaaggttttaatatatttaaaggtgctcattcaaaacatttaataccaataaagttcaaaaaattaaacgaacacagtcctataagtcaacagtcaaacttcgctaacgttactccaatttcgtctgtagactgtattcatacaacatgatcaaaataagccacttatacaaataaaaatgctttctagagcatATTTATGTGTTTTTCTCAACActtgagcactaaaaatatcaaaaacgcatttctatagacctaaaacaccaccgaagaaaatgccaaaagacgaacaactcaccaggcctctaggtagtcgagttgtctctggtgagttgtccgtgtagtcgagttgtccgcctcccgtTTGTATAGCTAACCCCTgatcgtagaaagttaatttgatgtttagcgtgtagaatgaatgccaatgcacctacggtgaaaaaaATCAACGGATTTTATAgtggtttgaatgaaatcgtccgcagactggctgtACCACCCTGGTACTGTGGTAAACTAACAGCTAGTTTGGGGCAACATTCAATTTACTTACCAGACTATATCCAGATATTTATGCAGTCAACATACAtagcggtaccggtaccgtaacaccGGTTGCATTATAAGCGTTAAACATATCTTGTTTTAGCAGAGGTTAGATTAAAGAATTTTGTCGAATTTATTTACAatccataatactgtaatattgcTGACTGTGGTAGCTATGTCACTATCGGTACCTGATGCCTGATGGGGTAAACTATAGAAATACTTTGAAATACGGAGCAACAGCAGTATTTAGAATTCCTGTGACAAATtcactaccggtaccggtattatatctgtatattgaaCATTGATATAGCTACGGTACTGAcatagtaccggtaccgtactgtagTAGCATCATTCATTACAGCATTAGTAGGTCTGTAGGTACGGTAGCCTATTGTTCTAAAACAATTACCAGTATCTTGTTTGAAATAGCACTATCCCTGTATCCCAACTGGCAGACTGGTCACATTCCATTACTGTGGACTGTGGTTggctataatataatttcagatCAACTCCAATGTCAGAATGTGGCGAAAAGATTAAAAGATGATAATTCTTACTACAGTACTATGCCACAGGTTGAATGTAATTGAAAGTGATAACGTATGTCTACTTAATTTTGCTCTCTTTCCACTGCCTGACTGTTTTATCACAATATCATTTATAGctaagtaccggtaccggtaccggtagcctatttCTTTTTTAGCGtgttaataaaataattcatattgactatatacagatatatataaatataactgttcCATTGTGCTTCGCAATCTCCAGAGTAAGATCAGTActagttttatttgtttgtgtggACATTTCCAACTATTACAGTATTGCCCGTGACAGAAAATGGATGACTCTCTACTTGAAGTTGAAGGTGgttataatttttataa
The genomic region above belongs to Styela clava chromosome 13, kaStyClav1.hap1.2, whole genome shotgun sequence and contains:
- the LOC144431250 gene encoding uncharacterized protein LOC144431250 isoform X2, which codes for MINLEMISSEPSVIFREEKEFHDNPPAGFTKGEDGNLRFNPDDVNVFENFAIATSNPTKTFKVKTLNELESLKTKLQLKQIYIRMHIGAGRIGCCQHIEHRSFIVEIRAGNPSIASQLQQSFADAEEFIKEV
- the LOC144431250 gene encoding uncharacterized protein LOC144431250 isoform X1; this translates as MINLEMISSEPSVIFREEKEFHDNPPAGFTKGEDGNLRFNPDDVNVFENFAIATSNPTKTFKVKTLNELESLKTKLQLKQIYIRMHIGAGRIGCCQHIEHRSFIVEIRAGNPSIASQLQQSFADAEEFIKEGIHQLNLQKK